Part of the Stackebrandtia endophytica genome is shown below.
GGTATCGGTCGGCGGCTTGCCGGGCGGTGAGTGTCTTGTGGAACCAGGCCGGGGTGAGGTGGCGCCGGTGTGACCACTGCGACAGCATCGTGAAGTCGGTGTCGTCGAGTGGCCGGAAGGTCATGTGGACGGCGGGTACGGCGTCGACGGTGGTGATGTTGGCGGCCACGACTCGTGGTCGGCAGAGTTTGGCGGCTTCGTCGGCGGTGCACCAGCGCAGGTCGTCGTGTTCGGGGTCGAGGCGGATCGTGGTGGACTCGTCGATCGGTTCGGCCATCCAGAGGGCGTGGGCGCCGCCGAGGTCGACGGGGTGGATGGTCGTCGAGTCGAGTCCGGTTTCCTCGGCGAGTTCGCGCAGGGCGGCGGGGTGAACGGCTTCGCCGGGTTGCCGCATTCCCGATGGTGGGGTCCAGGCCCAGTATTCGGTCGATTCGGCGGCTGCTCGGTGCATGAGGGGATAGAGGAAGCCGGAGTCGGTGCGGCGTCGCACGATGATCGCGGAGCCGCGTGGCGCGGATTCGGTGATGGATACACCGTCCCATGTGGTGTCGTTCATGTCGGGTTCCCATTGGGTCGGCGGACGCGGAGCAGCCACGCTGCGAGGACTCCCCCGATGAGTCCGAACGAGTGTCCCAGCCATGAGATGCCCGGTTGCGCCGGTAGTACTCCCCAGAGGATGGAACCGTATAGGACGACGACGACCAGCGCGATCACGATGTCGAGCATGCGTCGGTTGAATGCGCCGCCGGCGACGAGGTATCCGAAGTACCCGAAGACGAGGCCGCTGGCGCCGACGGTGATGGTGTGGGCGTCTTCGAAGATCCATACGCCCAGGCCGCTGACGGCGATGATGAGTGCGCTGGCGATGCCGAAGCGGGACAGCCCGGCCATCGCGGTGAGGAAGCCGAGGACCAACAGGGGCAGGGTGTTGGCCGACAGGTGGTCGAATCCGGCGTGCAGCAGCGGTACGAGCGGAATGTGTAGGAGATACCCGGGGTCGCGGGGCATGACGCCGTAGCGGTCCAGGTCGGCCGGCAGTAGATAGTCGACTACCTCGATGAGCCACAGTGCCGCGATGATGGACAGCCACACGATGATGACGGTCGCCAGGCGGGAGCGTTGTCGGGTGGGGGTGGCGGCCGGTGGCGGGGTGAGTGTCACGGTCACGGCTTTCTGATCGTCCAGGCTGTCCCTGAAGCTTGCCATCGCCGGGGCCACCGTGGCCAGTCGCGGGTGGGGGCGTGAGCGACGGCACGCACGAGCCGTCGCTCACGCCGGTGTCGACCGAGTGAACGGTCGGGGCGAAACCGCGCGATCCTGCGCCCGGGCATGATGCGCCGGCGCGGTTTCGGTCGGTGCCTTTCGGTCACCGAGACGACCCGGTCGCCTGCGGTATGCGGCCGAGTCGAGCCGTAGCCTACGGGAAGAAATTCATAGATTCAAGGGTTTGAATGAAGATTTGCCGGTGAGGTCGCCGAATCGATCGTGATTTTCGGTCGTGGCCGTCGGTGGACCGTATGAATGGCCCGAATAGACCCGATTCGCCGCAGTCGTCTCGACAGTGGAACATGGGACCGGTGATCATCGTGCACGCCACCGTCACCGCCCAACCCCCATTCCGGGACCAGCTGGAGAACCTGTTGCGTCGACTGCGCGACCAGACCCGCGCCGCCGACCCCGGTTGTCTCGAATACACCTACTACCGCGACATCGACGACGATTGCCGGTTCATCTGCGTCGAAGTCTGGAAGGACGAGGCCAGCCTGCGGGCCCACCTGGCGGCACCCCACATGAACGATCCGAACAGCCGGTTCGCCGAGTTCACGCAGGGTGAGGAACGTGTCGAGATCTGGCGGAGCTCCCCCATCCCGGTCGAGGAGTTCGAGTGACGATCGTTCGAGAGAAGGAGACGACTTTCAACCACAGGTGTGAGCCACCGCAGGCACCGACGCCGTAACCTCGGTCCATGGCGAATCTGGCGGAAGAACTGTTGCTGTTGGCGTTCAACGACCGCACCGGGCGCAACCAGGCCTATCACCTCGACATCGGTCTGGCCGGCGCGATTCTGTTGGAACTGTCACTGCTCGAACGCATCGACGTCGGAGACAAACACATCGTGGTCATCGACCCCCGCCCCACCGGCGACGGTCTTCTGGACGAGATGATGCAGCGCATCCACGACGATAAGCCCCGCAAACCCAACGCCTGGGTGCCGCGCCTGTCCCGCAACCTCACCACTCGGGTCCGCGATCGACTGGTCGAAGCCGGTGCACTCGAACACGTCAAGGACACCGTCCTGGTGGTGTTCCCCTTCAACCGGTACCAACCCGGAACCGGCGACACCGAAGCCGACGCACTGCGACGGCTGACCGCCGCCGTCGACACCGGTCACAGCAGCGACCCCCGTACCGGTGCGCTGGCATCCCTGATCTACATCCTTCAAATGGAACGCGTCGTCTTCCCCGACCGGAAACGGCGTGACGTCCGCGCTCAACTGAAGATCATCCGCGAGGGCTCCTGGGCCGGCCACGCGACCAAACAGGCCATCGAAGCGGCGTCCGCCGCCGTGGCGGCGGCCATCACAGCGGCAGTCGCCGCTTCCAGCGCCGCCGCCTCCTCCAACTGACTCGATTGCCGTCTTTGGCCTCCTGAACAGGAGGAACGTGACTACATTGGCGGCATGGACATACTGATCGTCGGCGCCGGCAATATGGCCCGTGGTATCGCGACGCGACTGCTGGCGGGCGGCCATCCGGTCCACATCGCCGCACCGGATGTACAGCAGGCCCAGGCTCTGGCGGCCGATCTCGACGGCGACGCCACCGGACATCTGCTGTCGGGACCGGGCGACGCGGGGATCGTCATCCTCGCCGTGCCCTATCCGATCAACGTCACCCTGGCCACCGAATGGGGCGAGGACCTGGCCGACCGGATCGTCGTCGACATCGCCAACCCGGTCGACTTCTCCAGTATGGACGCATTGGTGACCGCGCCGGGTCGCTCCAGTGCCGAGGAGGTCGCCGACGCCGCGCCCTCGGCGCGAGTGGTCAAGGCGTTCAACACGACCTTCGCCAAAACCTTGGCCGCCGTCGAACCGCTGGACGTGTTCATCGCCGGCGACGACGCTTCCGCGCGCCAGACCATCGCACGGTTGGCGCATGACGGCGGGATGCGAGGCATCGACGTCGGTCACCTCAAACACGCTCGGGAACTGGAGGGGTTCCAACTACTTCACATGATGGTTCAAGACCAGATCGGCGGAGGCTTCGCCACCCGGCTGACCCTCGACCGCGGCTGAGACGACCCGGGATCGAAACCGGGTTGCCCGGCGGCGCCGACTCTGATGGAGTCGGCGTCATGGACATCGCCGCGATACGTCGCCTCTTCGACCGACAGATGAGAGTGGACGCGCCACCCGACGCCGGAACCGGCAGCGTCGAAGCCGTCGGACCGATCGTCAGGGTCGTCAGCGACAACGGTTGGAACGGTGTGCGCTACAGCGACCTGACCGACACCACCGCCGACGCTGTGATCGCGGCGGAGGCCGCGTACTTCGCCGCCAGGGGTGTCACCTGCGAATGGAAGCTTTACAGCCATGATCAGCCCGCCGATCTCCCCGACAGGTTGATGCGGGCGGGATTCACCGGCGGCGAACCGGAGGCGCATCTGGTCGCCGAGCTCGGCGACACCCCGCGCCACGTGACCGCACCCGATGGTGTCGGCCTGTCCGTCGTCACCGATGAAGCCGGTGTCGTCGCCGCCGCGGGTGTGCACCACCGGGTGTTCGGCGGTGACCTGACCCAGATCACCGCGTCCTACCTGGACCAGTTCGATCATCCCGACGTCAACAGCATCATCGTCGCCGAAGTCGACGGTGAACCGGTCAGTGCCGCGAGGTTGGAGCTGACACCGGGCACCCGTTTCGCCGGGTTCTGGGGTGGGGCGACCTTGCCGCAGTGGCGACGCCGCGGCATCTACCGCGCCCTCGTCGCCTACCGCGCCAAGATCGCCCACGACCGGGGATACCGGTACGGCTACGTCGACGCCCTACCCACCAGCGAACCGATTCTGCGACGGTTGGGCTTCCACCGCATCGGCACCACCGTTCCGTTCACCCTCGAAGCCACCCGATGATTCGCCGCCTCACCCACAACACCGCCACCACCAGGTACACCACCGCGAATCCGACGAAACCGGTGGCGTTGTCCCACGCGGTGACGATGACGCCGTACGTCAGGTAGACGCCGATACCGGCGACGTCGATCCCCAGCCCGGCCAACGAGGTCACCGTGGCGCGCGAGGGACCGTCGACCACCGATTGCAACGTCGCATCGGCGACGACGGTCAACATCTGGAACACCGCGAAGGCCGCCGCGATCAACACGAAACCCGTCGGATGCCCGAGGAGGGCACCCGACGCCATCACTGCCGCCGTCACCGCCAACAGGCCCGCGGCGACCGAAGTCGACAGTGTCGCCGCACGCCCGGCCCACAGTCCCCCCACCGCCTGGCCCGCTGATACCGCCAACACCATCGGAACGACCAACCAGGCGACATCGGTCGACTCGGCGGCCAACAGCGGCACGTACTCCTCCAGGCTCCCCCAGATCGCGGTGATCACCACGACCAGGACGACCGCGTGGCGGATCGACCGTTGTCGCCGAATCCGGCCCACGGCGTCGGCCAATATGTCGCGATAACCTCGCCAGCTCGTCGCCTGGGGCGTCTGCGGTGGTGAGGGGAACCTCGCGGCGAACCCCGCCGCGACGAGACAGGCGGCCACACTGGCCACCGTCATGACCGGGTATCCCGTCACCGGGAACAACACCGCGGTGGCGGCGGTGGCGGCCAGGATCGCCGTCGCCGCGACCGCCTTCGACCGCCCCAGCACCGTGACATAGGACGATGCCGCGCCACGACGATTCAACTCGTCGTACACGAGGGCTTCCAAGGCTCCCGATCGCAAGGCACCGCCCAAACCCCACAGGACGAACCCGGCCGCGAATCCACCGAATGACGGGAACAGTCCCCAGAGGGTGTAACCCAGACCCGCCAGCATCGGGGCGGCCATCACCAGGGCACGTCGTGACAGCACGTCGGCGACGACCCCGGAGGGCACCTCCGACAGGATCGCCGTCACCGACCAGATGACGAACAACGTCGCCACCTCGGTGACGGTGAGGCCGTGTTCGGTGAACAGCAGCGCGTACACCGGGTAGAGCAGAATGAAGTCGTTGAAGAAGACGAATCCGTACAGCGGGGTCGTCAAACGGCGTATCGATGCCGTGGACTGCTGTGTCGCAGCGTCAGATGTCAAGAGGTAACCGTTTCTGTGAGATCGAGGGAGGAGCGTCGACAACTGCGTTGCCGGTGGTCCTCGAATCGATCTCGAACGGTCAGGTGTGTGGGATCAACATCGCCAGGTCATGTCCCATTGATATCCGGCTTGGACGCGAACGTCCACTCGTCGGCGTCGGCCGAGACGGAAGCCGTATTCGGCTTGCGGTGATCCGTTGCGCGCCTTAGGGTCGGTGCGATGAACGCGACACCGGAACTGTTGCCACGGCCGGACCGGAATCCTGCCGACACCGCGGTCGCGCGGCGGTTGATCGCCACGCAGTTCCCTCAGTGGTCTCACCTGCAGATCCGAGACGTCGACGTGCAGGGCTGGGACAATCGGACCTTCCGCCTCGGCGATGACATGCTGGTTCGCCTGCCCACCGCGGAGGAATACGCGTTGGCGGTGGCGAAGGAACATCGGTGGCTTCCGATACTGGCGCCGGTGTCACCGGTGGAGATCCCGGTCCCGGTGGCGCGGGGCGTACCTGATGCCGAGTTCCCACACGACTGGTCGGTCTACCGGTGGATCGACGGCGAACCCGTCAACCGTGTTGGTGTCGAGGATCTGACCCGGTTGGCCGTGGACGTCGCGGACTTCCTGACCTGTCTGCGCGGCGTCGACGCGACCGACGGACCGGGTGCGGGACTGCACAACTGGTATCGAGGTGGGCCGCTGACGACCTATGACGGATGGGCCAGGGCATCACTGGAGACCCTGTCGGGCGTCATCGAGACCGAGGCCGCCGAGGCGATCTGGGACCAGGCCCTGGACTCCTCATGGGACGGTCGCCCGATCTGGTTCCATGGGGACATCGCACCGGGGAACCTGCTGGTCAAGGACGGAGTCCTGTCCGCGGTGATCGATTTCGGAACCTGCGGAACCGGGGACCCCGCCTGTGACCTGGCCATCGCGTGGACGACCCTGACCGGCGACAGCCGTGCGGCGTTTCGCGACCGGATGGCCGTCGATGACGGGACCTGGCTTCGTGGGCAGGGCTGGGCACTGTGGAAAGCCCTGGTCGTGTGCGCCGGATCGGTTCGCGACGGTGAGGGCCTACCCGCGGACGAGGCCGTCATCATCGAGGAGATCATCGCCGCGCACCGGTGAAAGCCGGGAGGGCGGATCCCGCGTGCGCGGGGCTCATATGAGCCCACCTGGGTTTCCGTCGTGGTGATGGACGATCTTCGAAGCATGGTCACTTCGATGTCCGCTGTGTGATTGCCGGTGCGTCGGCGGCTCTCGACACCGCTTCATCGAGGTTGACGGTCACCCGGTGAACCTCGGAAGCATCACCGACGTTCGACAACCCAGCCAGTAGAGTGCATTCGCGCCTTCCCATCGATCCTCAGGAGACCCGCGCATGAGTGCCAAGCCGCCGCCGTTTCGTCCCGCCGATCCGCTTGACATCGACTGGCTGTTGACCGAGGAGGAACGGGCCGTCCGGGAGACCGTCCAGGCCTGGTGCACCGACCGGGTCCGTCCCCATGTCGGGCGGTGGTTCGAGGAGGGCGAGCTTCCCGATGCTCGCGGCCTGGCCGCCGAACTGGGTGAACTCGGCCTGTTGGGAATGCATCTGACCGGCTACGGCTGTGCGGGCGCGAGCGCGGTCGCCTACGGCATCGCCTGCACTGAGCTCGAGGCGGCCGACTCGGGGATCCGTTCCCTGGTTTCGGTACAGGGATCCTTGGCGATGTATGCGATCTGGCGCTTCGGATCGGAGGAGCAGAAGCAACACTGGCTGCCCCGCATGGCCGCGGGTGCCGCCATCGGCTGTTTCGGACTGACCGAACCCGACCACGGTTCCGATCCCGCCGGAATGCGCACCACAGCCCGCCGCGATGGATCGGATTGGATCCTGTCGGGCCGCAAGATGTGGATCACGAACGGTTCGATCTCCGATGTCGCGATCGTTTGGGCGACCACACCCGAGGGGGTACGCGGATTCGTGGTTCCCACCGACACCGCCGGGTTCTCCGCGCCGTTGATGCTGCGGAAGCTCTCACTGAGGGCCTCGGTCACCAGCGAACTGGTCCTCGACGAGGTCAGGTTGCCGTCGTCGGCTCAACTGCCGGAGGCGACCGGGTTGGGGGCACCGCTTCGCTGTCTGAGCGAGGCCCGGTACGGCATCATCTGGGGCGCGATGGGGGCCGCGCGTGACAGTTTGGACACCGCCCGCGAGTATGCGGGAGCCCGGGAGCAGTTCGGGAGGCCGATCGCCGGTTTCCAACTGACGCAGTCGAAACTCGCCGACCTCACCATCGACGTCCACAAGGGGTTGTTGTTGGCTCTGCATCTGGGACGGCTCAAGGACGCCGGCCGGTTGCGCAACGAACAGGTCAGTTTCGGCAAACTGGACAACGTTCGGACCGCGATCGAGGTGTGTCGAACCGCTCGCACCATACTGGGCGCCAACGGGATTTCGCTGGAGTACCCGATCATCCGGCACATGAACAACCTCGAATCGGTGTTGACCTACGAGGGGACCTCGGAGATGCACACGTTGATCCTGGGGCAGGCGCTGACCGGACATAACGCGTTTCGCTGAGCGGCGGGGATTTGTGAGGATGGGGATATGACCGATTGGATCGTACGGGCCGAGAACGGCGACGGCGACATCGCGGGAGTGCGGGCGGTGAATCTCGCGGCGTTTCCCACCGCGGAGGAGGCCGACCTGGTTGACGCGTTGCGTGGTGACGAGGTCGCATGGATTCCCGGACTGTCCATGGTGGCCGTCACCGATCGGGGAGATTGTGTGGGGCACGCATTGATCACGCGGGGCTTCATCGACGGCCATCCGATGGCGAACCTGGCGCCGTGCGCGGTCCGGCCCGATTACCAGCGACATGGTGTGGGAACCGCCGTCATCGAGTCGGTGTTGGCGGCTGCGGCGCGGCTCGGTGAGAACCTGGTGACCGTCCTGGGGCACCCGGAGTACTACCCCCGGTTCGGTTTCGTTCCGGCGTCGCGGTTCGAGGTTCGAGCTCCCATGCCGGTGCCCGACGAGGCGATGATGGCGATGGCGTTGCGTCCCGGTGCGCCGGTGCCTCGCGGTGTGATCACTTATCCGGCGCCGTTCGGGATCTGACCGCAAGGGGCGAGAGGGGTGGTGCGGCCAGGGCTGGCAAACGTGTGCCATTGTGGGAGTCGGCCCCTCCACATCACGCGGGAATCGCTTACCCGCCAATAGTTTCCCCGGAGGATTCTCCCTTGTACTCCCCGACCGGCCGTCTCCGACGCAAACCGGTATTGATCACCACGGGCGCGGCCGCGCTGACGGTCGCCGTGGCCGCAGGCGTGGGTGTGGCCATTGCCGACACCTCCGAATCCGTCGAAGCCGGCCGCTACATCGTTCAACTCGCCGAACCGCCGGTGGCCACCTACCAGGGCGGCACCCGAGGGCTGGCGGCGACCGCCACCGACGGTGACCGGATCGACCCCGACGCCGCTGCGGTGGCCGCCTATCGAACCCACCTCGCCGACCGGCGACAGCAGGTGTTGACCGCCGCCGACGTCACGACAACCGTCCACGAATACGACCTGGTGTACAACGGATTCGTCGCCGACTTGAGCGGCGACCAGGTGACCGCGCTGGTCGCCGACGACGCCGTCGTCGCGGTTCACCCCGATGAGGAGGTACTCGCCGACACCTCGACCACCCCGACCTTCCTGGGACTGGCCGGGGACGACGGCGCCTGGGAACAACGGTTCGGTTCCGTCGACGGTGCCGGCGAAGGTGTGATCGTCGGAATCATCGACTCCGGGTTCTGGCCCGAGAATCCGTCCTTCGCGGCGCTGCCGGAACCGCGTCCCGATCAGGGCCTCATCGACGCCAAATGGAACGGAGAATGTGTCACCGGGGACGAAACCGACCCCTCTGACAACGTCACCTGCAACAACAAGGTGATCGGCGCCCGTTACTATCCCGTCGGCGTGGACATGGTCGCCGAGGAGTTTCAGTCGCCGCGCGACTATCACGGACACGGCAGCCACGTCGGCGGCACCGCCGCCGGCAACCACGCGGTGGAGGCCGGATCGTACGGGTTGATCTCCGGTATGGCTCCGGCAGCGCGCATCGCCATGTACAAGGCGTGTTGGCGAACGAGTGAATCCGGGTGCAATCTGCTGCACAGCAACGGAATGCAGGCGCTGGAAGACGCGGTCGCCGATGGTGTCGACGTCATCAACTATTCCATCAGCGGCGCCACGGATACGGCGTTCGACCCGATGCACCAGGCGTTCTTGAACACCGTCGCCGCGGGTGTGTTCGTCGCTACCTCGGCTGGTAACAACGGTCCCGGTGTCAGCACGGTCGCCCACAATGTTCCGTGGATGACCACGGTGGCGTCCGGAACCCACGACCGTGATACCGCCCGAGCCCCCGCGTTGGCCGACAGCTCCTCGGCGGGCCCGGCGATCGCCGGTGACGGCGACCTGCTCAAGCCGGACATCCTGGCGCCGGGTGTGAGCGTGCGCGCGGCGCAGTCGCCCGCCGGAAGCAGTAGCGGGTCGATGTTCGGTACGTGGAGCGGCACGTCCATGGCAAGCCCACATATCGCCGGACTCGCCGCATTGTTGTTGAGCATGAATCCACAGTGGTCGCCGATGGCGGTGAAGTCGGCGTTGATGACCACGGCAACCACGGTGGACAACACCGGTGAGCCGATTCAGCGTGGTGGCGACGCCGACCCGTTCGATTACGGCAGTGGTCTGGTGCGGCCCGGCGACGCGTCCGATCCCGGCCTGGTCTTCGAGTCCGGTCCCGATGACTGGTGGCGATACGGCTGCGGCATCGGAGAGATCACCGGCACGGTGTGCGACGACCTGGGTGCCATCGATCCCAGCGACCTGAATTATCCGTCGATCGCCGTCGGCGCGTTGACCGGTGAGCAGACCGTGGAACGCACCGTCACCAACGTCACGGGGCAGGCCGTGGAGTTCACCGCCAGCGTTACCGCTCCGGACGGTGTCGATGTGACCGTGGACCAGGAGACGTTGACCTTGGAACCGGGCGGCAGTGCCACGTATTCGGTGACGTTGCGCATCACCGATGCACCCGCCGGCTCCTATGTGTTTGGTGCGTTGACCTGGACCAGTTCGGTCGGGCACGTCGTGACCAGCCCGATCGCGCTCAAACCGGTCTAATCGATGTGAACGCCGGACCGCTGAGGTCCGGCGTTCACGCCCCCGACAGTCGACGCTTGGTGCGCTGCGAGAACGTCCGCAGTGCCCGCATGAAATCGATGCGGCGGAAGCCGGGCCAGTAGGTGTCGCAGAAGTACAGTTCCGCCCTGGCCGACTGCCAGAGCAGAAAACCCGACATACGTTGTTCCCCACTGGTTCGAATGATCAGATCCGGGTCCGGCAGTCCGCGGGTGTAGAGGTGGTCGGCGATGTCGGTCTCGGTGATTCGGTCGGCGGTCTCGGCGGGCCCCCGCCCGGTTCGGTGCGAGGATTCGAGCAGCGACCGGACCGCGTCGACGATCTCGTTGTGACCGTCATAATCGACCACAATGGTCACATTGAACCCGGTATCGTGTTCGGCGGTGGTCTCCCTGGCGTTCTTCAACGCCGCGCGGGTGGAATCGGGCAGCGAATCGAGCCGGCCCGCGAGGTGCACCCGCCAGGGGCTGCCGACCTTGCACAGGCGTTGGGTGACGACCTCCTCGAGCATCCGCATGAGGTGGGCGATCTCGTCGGTGCCGCGCTTGTGCAGGTTGTCGGTGGAGGCGACGAACACACTGACGTGCCGGATATCGAATTCGGTGCACCAGGCCAAGGCGTCCTCGACGTGTTCGGCACCGTAGCGATGTCCGATACTCGGGTTGTCGAACCCCATCTGTCTGGCCCACCTGCGGTTTCCATCCATCACCAATGCGATGTGACCGGGCAGAACGGCGTGCTTCAGTTGACGCCGAAGCAGTGCGGCATACAGTCGATACATCGTTGAGCGCGCGAAAGTCGGCATCGGTCAGTTATATCGGATGCGCGGATTCAGCCGCGGGATCAGCGGCGTCGGCTCGAGCTGCGACGCGCTGACCGACCACCCTCGGCCCGGAATTTCCCGGGTGTCACCGTGGTACTCCGCCGGTATCGTATGAGCGACACATCGGAGGTACACGATCAACAGGGAATGGACGACATCCGCGCGATTCGACGACTGGTTTCACGGGCGGACACGCGCTCTCACCGCAGCTGTACCGGGCAGGGCGATACGGCCCGATCACTGGCAGGAGATGGTTGCGCCCCACCCCATCGATTGGCCGGACCGGCGATTCACCGAAGACGAGTGGCAGCTGATCTCCTACGGGTTCCGGGCACAACAGATGGAAGACAAATGGAACGCCTGGTGCGACGGCGATACCCTCCATCTAGGACGCAGCTGGACCGGTTACGAAATCTACCGGGTCGAGTTCGGTCAGGATGACACCGGCCGATTCATCACCGCGGCCTACGCCGAATCCGCGCCGGACCGGTACAACGCCACCGCCGAGTACTCGGCCACGATGCTGCCCGTCCTCTTGGACATGGTGCTACTAGCACACCGCCGAAGCGAGACGTTCACCCTCGAGAACCAGGCACAACGTGCCGAGGCCTCGCTGACCGGTCTACGTGTCGGTGACGCACTCGGATCGCAGTTCTTCCTACCCTCCAATCGGGACCGCCTACGCGAACGGTCCACCCCCGCGGGGCCGTGGCGGTGGACCGACGACACTCAGATGGCGACCGTCCTGGTCGACCACCTGACACGTCGGTACGGACTGTTGAGAGAGGACAATCTCGCCGCCGAGTTCGCCGAGGCCTTCGATCTGTACCGGGGATACGGCCCCGGGGCCGTGCAGCTGCTGCGAGGTATCGCCCGAGGCGGTGACTGGCGGGAACTGGCCTCGGCCATGTTCGGTGGAACCGGGTCGATGGGCAACGGGGCCGCCATGAGGATCGCGCCGCTTGGAGCCTGGCACGCCGACCACACGCCGGCGGTTGTCGCGACGGTGGCCGCCCGTTCGGCCGAGGTGACCCACCGCCACCCCGAGGGGATCGCCGCGGCTGTCGCCGTGGCGGTCGCCGCCGCTCTGGCCTCCTCGGACGACCCACCGGATTCGGCGGACCTGCTCACCCAGGTCATCGCGCACACCCCCGATGGTCTGGTCAAGGATGGTCTGATCAGCGCGAATGGGTTCGGGTTCGACACCGATCCCGCCGAGGTGGCCGAGACCGTCGGTAACGGCAGCCAGGTCCTCGGCCCGGATACCGTTCCGTTGTGCGTGTGGCTGGCGGCACGT
Proteins encoded:
- a CDS encoding GOLPH3/VPS74 family protein; protein product: MANLAEELLLLAFNDRTGRNQAYHLDIGLAGAILLELSLLERIDVGDKHIVVIDPRPTGDGLLDEMMQRIHDDKPRKPNAWVPRLSRNLTTRVRDRLVEAGALEHVKDTVLVVFPFNRYQPGTGDTEADALRRLTAAVDTGHSSDPRTGALASLIYILQMERVVFPDRKRRDVRAQLKIIREGSWAGHATKQAIEAASAAVAAAITAAVAASSAAASSN
- a CDS encoding GNAT family N-acetyltransferase, whose protein sequence is MNDTTWDGVSITESAPRGSAIIVRRRTDSGFLYPLMHRAAAESTEYWAWTPPSGMRQPGEAVHPAALRELAEETGLDSTTIHPVDLGGAHALWMAEPIDESTTIRLDPEHDDLRWCTADEAAKLCRPRVVAANITTVDAVPAVHMTFRPLDDTDFTMLSQWSHRRHLTPAWFHKTLTARQAADRYQPCLADDHPINIHILQINGNDAGIAQFATTADLPEYLDATGRPETTTIGFALTDPAWSGRGLGAQLIWSILRQLVLPRSPDTDVIACTAPGNHASIRALHKAGFTRNNTVDIGGRSRIVHQFNPGHWMGAPQTPPAATMT
- a CDS encoding aminoglycoside phosphotransferase family protein, with amino-acid sequence MNATPELLPRPDRNPADTAVARRLIATQFPQWSHLQIRDVDVQGWDNRTFRLGDDMLVRLPTAEEYALAVAKEHRWLPILAPVSPVEIPVPVARGVPDAEFPHDWSVYRWIDGEPVNRVGVEDLTRLAVDVADFLTCLRGVDATDGPGAGLHNWYRGGPLTTYDGWARASLETLSGVIETEAAEAIWDQALDSSWDGRPIWFHGDIAPGNLLVKDGVLSAVIDFGTCGTGDPACDLAIAWTTLTGDSRAAFRDRMAVDDGTWLRGQGWALWKALVVCAGSVRDGEGLPADEAVIIEEIIAAHR
- a CDS encoding GNAT family N-acetyltransferase; translation: MTDWIVRAENGDGDIAGVRAVNLAAFPTAEEADLVDALRGDEVAWIPGLSMVAVTDRGDCVGHALITRGFIDGHPMANLAPCAVRPDYQRHGVGTAVIESVLAAAARLGENLVTVLGHPEYYPRFGFVPASRFEVRAPMPVPDEAMMAMALRPGAPVPRGVITYPAPFGI
- a CDS encoding acyl-CoA dehydrogenase family protein, translated to MSAKPPPFRPADPLDIDWLLTEEERAVRETVQAWCTDRVRPHVGRWFEEGELPDARGLAAELGELGLLGMHLTGYGCAGASAVAYGIACTELEAADSGIRSLVSVQGSLAMYAIWRFGSEEQKQHWLPRMAAGAAIGCFGLTEPDHGSDPAGMRTTARRDGSDWILSGRKMWITNGSISDVAIVWATTPEGVRGFVVPTDTAGFSAPLMLRKLSLRASVTSELVLDEVRLPSSAQLPEATGLGAPLRCLSEARYGIIWGAMGAARDSLDTAREYAGAREQFGRPIAGFQLTQSKLADLTIDVHKGLLLALHLGRLKDAGRLRNEQVSFGKLDNVRTAIEVCRTARTILGANGISLEYPIIRHMNNLESVLTYEGTSEMHTLILGQALTGHNAFR
- a CDS encoding GNAT family N-acetyltransferase, producing MDIAAIRRLFDRQMRVDAPPDAGTGSVEAVGPIVRVVSDNGWNGVRYSDLTDTTADAVIAAEAAYFAARGVTCEWKLYSHDQPADLPDRLMRAGFTGGEPEAHLVAELGDTPRHVTAPDGVGLSVVTDEAGVVAAAGVHHRVFGGDLTQITASYLDQFDHPDVNSIIVAEVDGEPVSAARLELTPGTRFAGFWGGATLPQWRRRGIYRALVAYRAKIAHDRGYRYGYVDALPTSEPILRRLGFHRIGTTVPFTLEATR
- a CDS encoding rhomboid family intramembrane serine protease, with the translated sequence MASFRDSLDDQKAVTVTLTPPPAATPTRQRSRLATVIIVWLSIIAALWLIEVVDYLLPADLDRYGVMPRDPGYLLHIPLVPLLHAGFDHLSANTLPLLVLGFLTAMAGLSRFGIASALIIAVSGLGVWIFEDAHTITVGASGLVFGYFGYLVAGGAFNRRMLDIVIALVVVVLYGSILWGVLPAQPGISWLGHSFGLIGGVLAAWLLRVRRPNGNPT
- a CDS encoding MFS transporter, translated to MTSDAATQQSTASIRRLTTPLYGFVFFNDFILLYPVYALLFTEHGLTVTEVATLFVIWSVTAILSEVPSGVVADVLSRRALVMAAPMLAGLGYTLWGLFPSFGGFAAGFVLWGLGGALRSGALEALVYDELNRRGAASSYVTVLGRSKAVAATAILAATAATAVLFPVTGYPVMTVASVAACLVAAGFAARFPSPPQTPQATSWRGYRDILADAVGRIRRQRSIRHAVVLVVVITAIWGSLEEYVPLLAAESTDVAWLVVPMVLAVSAGQAVGGLWAGRAATLSTSVAAGLLAVTAAVMASGALLGHPTGFVLIAAAFAVFQMLTVVADATLQSVVDGPSRATVTSLAGLGIDVAGIGVYLTYGVIVTAWDNATGFVGFAVVYLVVAVLWVRRRIIGWLRG
- a CDS encoding putative quinol monooxygenase; the encoded protein is MNGPNRPDSPQSSRQWNMGPVIIVHATVTAQPPFRDQLENLLRRLRDQTRAADPGCLEYTYYRDIDDDCRFICVEVWKDEASLRAHLAAPHMNDPNSRFAEFTQGEERVEIWRSSPIPVEEFE
- a CDS encoding NADPH-dependent F420 reductase; its protein translation is MDILIVGAGNMARGIATRLLAGGHPVHIAAPDVQQAQALAADLDGDATGHLLSGPGDAGIVILAVPYPINVTLATEWGEDLADRIVVDIANPVDFSSMDALVTAPGRSSAEEVADAAPSARVVKAFNTTFAKTLAAVEPLDVFIAGDDASARQTIARLAHDGGMRGIDVGHLKHARELEGFQLLHMMVQDQIGGGFATRLTLDRG